The genomic DNA TGGTCACCGTGGACTCCCCGGTCCTGGGCGCGGGCGAGCGCAACCGGCGCAACGGCTTCCACGACCTGCCGCCGGGCCTGCGCTGCGAGAACCTGGTGGACCTGCGCGACGGAGAGCGCGGCCACGTGCGCCAGATCGCCATGTCCCCCGAACTGAACTGGGAGCACATCGACTGGCTGCGCCGTACCACCGCGCTGCCCATCCTGCTCAAGGGTGTCCTGCACCCCGAGGACGCCAGGCTCGCGGTCCGCCACGGTGTCGACGGGCTGTTGCTGTCGAACCACGGCGGTCGCCAACTCGACACCGTCCCCGCCACGTTGGAGCTGCTGCCCGAGATCCTCGCCGCCGTCGAGGGCCGCATCCCGGTCGTGCTGGACGGAGGCGTACGGCGCGGCACCGACGCGGTCAAGGCACTGGCGCTCGGCGCGTCCGCGGTGGGCATCGGCCGGCCCGTGATGTGGGCACTGGCCGAGGGCGGCGAGAAGGGCGTACGGCGTCTCCTCGAACTGCTGCGGGACGAACTCGACGACACCCTGGCCCTGTGCGGGGCCTCCGGACTCGCCGACCTGACACCCGATCTGGTTCGGATGCCCGCGTGGGGTCCTGTCCCTGGTCCCGCCGTGACGCCGGGGGCGGACCGACGATTCGGCGGGGTGGTCGCGTGAGCCCCACCGGTTGGCTCGTTCTGGGTCTGGCCCTGATCCTGGTGGCCGGTCTGCCGTACTGGCTGCCCAGGACCGTGATCGCGCTGCGGGTGCGGATCTTCGCCCGGGTGGGCGGCGAGGAAGGGGTCCGGGCTCCGGGCAAGGAGGTGCCCGCCGAGGAGTTCAAGAAGGTGTACGGGCATCCGGCGGCCAACGGCCGCAGCCGGGGCGCCGCGCTCTCCGACCTGTTCTGGTACTGGCTGTCGCCGGGCCCCGAGGTGCACCAGGAGCACCTGGAGCCAGGACCGCGCTACGACGACGTGGCCCGGACCACCCGGCAGATCCTCGCCGGGCTGTCCCGTGAGCGCTGGACGGAGCTGGTCGGCCGCTGCACCCGCCGGGTGCTCGCCGAACTCGACGGCCACGCGCGCGTGCACCGGGTCAGACTGCGCGATCTGATGATGCCCGTCTGGGCCGAGGTCTACTACGAGGTGGTCTTCCGCGCACCCTGCCCACGGCACGTCCGGGACCTGATCACCGCGAACGCGGACGACGTGGTCAGCGCCCTGAAGTGCACCGGCCTGCGCCACATGGACCGCCGGGCCCGCCTCACCGCCCACCTGCGGGACCGGCTCGCGCACGACCCGCCCCCCGGCCCGCTGCCGGCCACACTCACCCCGCGAGAGCAGGCGTACTACCTCCAGGGCACGTTCTTCAACACCGCGGTCGTGCAGATGTCGGAGGCGATGGCCCATCTACTGCTGGCCCTCGCCACACACCGGCCGGTGCAGGACCGTCTGGCGTCCGGAGCGGAGGACCCGGACTTCCTGGACCGGGTGATCGACGAGACAATGCAGCACTTCCCGCTCTTCGGAGTGGCCCACCGGATCACCTCGGGGGAGATCCCGCTGGACGGGCGCGACCCCATCCCGGCCGGTTCGGTCCTGCTGTTCAACTACCCCGAGTACCAGAGGTCCGGAGGCGACCCGTTCGACCCGGACCGGTGGCTGGACCCGGACACCAGGCCCTCGGCCTTCATCCCGTTCGGGGTGACCGCCAACCGTCCCTGCCCGGCGCGCGGTTTCGCCGTCCTCACCATGCGGGTCGCGGCGGAGGAAGTCCTGCGCCGCTTCCGGCTCGACTCCTCGGCGGAACACACCCGTTCGCTGCCCAGCCGCGGTCCCTGCCTGCTGGTCCCGCGCACCGGGGCCGGGGTCCGCAGCCGAACCCGGCTCACGGTGATGCGCTTCGCCGACCGGTGGGAGGGCGTGTGGCGCAGCCTCGTCCAGCTCGTCCTCGGCAGCTACATGGTGTGGGACGCCCGGCGCCAGGGGCTGTGCCGGAACTATTTCGCCGCCTCGTCCGGCGGCTCCGCCACCTCTGTCCCAGCCGGCCGTTGAGAGGACGAGACCATGACTCCCGTGGAGCTCGCTCCCGTCTTCTTCCTGGCCGTCGTCGTGATTCTGCTGACCTGCCGTCTGGTCGTCCTGCTGGCCGGCCGTTTCGGCCAGCCGCCCGTGGTCGGCGAGATGATCGCCGGGGTACTGCTCGGCCCCTCCCTGTTCGGGCTGATCGCCCCAGGGGCCTCCGCCCACGTCTTCCCGCCCGAGCTGAAGCCGGTGCTGTACGTGGCCGGCCAGATCGGTCTGGTGGCCCTGATGTTCGGTGCCGGTTACGAGTTCCGGGCGCACGCGGGACGCGGCCTGGCCGGCACCGCCGTCGCCGTCTCCTCGGCGGGGGTGGCGATCCCGCTGACCCTGGGCGTGGGACTGACCCTCGTGGCCCACGGCCATGTCGGCATCTTCGTCGACGGGGTCTCGGTCTGGGTGACGGCGGCGTTCGTCGGCGTCGCGCTGGCGATCACCGCTTTCCCGATGCTGGCCCGGATCATCACCGAACGCGGGCTGGCCGGATCGCGGTTCGGCTCACTCGCCCTGGCTTCCGGGGCCACGGACGACGCCGTCGCCTGGATCATGCTGGCGGGGGTGCTGAGCGTGGCCTCGGGCAAGGCGAAGCCCATCCTGGAGGCAGTCGGCGGCACCCTGCTCTTCGTGGCCGTACTGCTCCTGCTGGGGCGCCGCCTGCTGGCCTGGATCGTGAACCGCCCGGGCCTCGGCGACGACACCCGCCTCCTCTTCACACTCGCCCTGCTGTTCTGCGCGGCCTGGTTCACGGACATCAGCGGCCTGTACTCCGTGTTCGGGGCGTTCTGCGTGGGGATGGCCATGCCGCGCGGCGAGGCGTCCGAACGGCTGGTGCGGACCACCCAGTCCGTGACCCAGGTGGTGTTCGTGCCGATGTTCTTCACCTACTCCGGCCTGAACACCCGGTTCGACGTCTTCTCCGACCCGCCCGTCCTGCTGTTCGGGGCGGCCGCGGTCGTCCTGGCGGTGGTCGGCAAGTTCGGCGGCTGCTGGGCCGCCGCACGGCTGCGCGGCGAACCCGGCGCGGTGGCCGTCCGGGTCGGCGCCCTGATGAACGCCCGCGGTCTCATGCAGTTGATCGCGCTCAACATCGGGCTGTCGGCCGGCATCGTCAGCGAGGAGCTGTTCACCGCGCTCGTCCTTGTCGCGCTGGTCACCACGGTCATGACGGTGCCGGTGCTGAGCCGGCTGGACCGCCGCGACGCCAGATCCCGGGCAGCGGCGGAGGCACCCGAGGGCGAGGAGGAGGTGGCGGCGGCGCCGAGTTGAGCGGGCGGACGAAGACCACGCGGCCCCGAAGGGGCGTCGGCGACCGGCCGTCTCCCCGGCCGGGCAGGCTCCGATCCGGCCGGGCAGGCCGCCGACACGGCCGTACGTCTTCCGCGACGGTCGGCGCGGGCGTCTCGGGCGCGCGCCGATTCAGCCTCGTCGCCGCAGCGCCGGATGCTCCGTCACGACGGTCGCCGAGCCCGGCGCGATCTCCGTGAAGCCCGCGTCCCTGACCAACGGCAGCCCGCTGCTGGTGAGTTCGGCCCACAGGGCCGGGGCGGCGGTGCGGACGGAGAGCGGGAAGCCCGCCTGACGCCAGGCGGTCCGGTCCTCGTCCGACAGTTCCCACCAGGCCAGTTGGGCTCCGTGGCCGGTCTGGGCCATCGTCTTGCCGGCCGACATGTCGAGGTCGGGGTTCAGCCAGATCACCGGTGCCGTGGGGTCCGCGTCGGCCGGCGGTTCGGGGTCGTCGAGGTCGGTGCCGGAGACCTGGAGCCGGGCCAGGTCCTTGGGCCAGCCGTCGAGCGGGACGGGCGGGAAGACCCGTACCTCCGCCGACTTCCCGGTCACGGTGATGCCCGGAAGCGCCTCGGCCCGCCGCCACTCGGCCCCGCGCGCCCGCCGGACCACCTTCCGGATCCGCGCGTCCTGCCAGTCCCGCATGACCTGCGCCCACTCCCCGTCCCCGACGGCCCGCTCATCACTGAGGATCGTCAACACGGCCCGGGCAGCGGTCTCCAGCGCGTCCGTACGAGCCGGGGGAGCATCCCGCTCGATCCGCACGACGAGGGGCAGCACGAACTGCGGAGCCTCGTCGCGAGAGGTGGGCTCGTTACGGAAAGGGTCGGCACTGTCGCCGGGCACGGTGGAATCACTGGTCACACCCTCCAGTCTGCCAGGCGGAGGTTCGGCCCTTGGAAGCACCGCTGCGAGGACCCACTTAGGGGCGCGGGGCTGTGACATTGTGCGGCTCCGCCGCGTGGGCGCGACCCGCCACAACAAACCCGCAGCCGCCGAAACGACATGTCCACCCCACCCCCCTGCGAGAGAATGCCCCGATGCGACGCGATCTACAGCTGAACAACGTCGGCCGCCGCTACGGAATCCACGGCCCCTGGATCCTCCGCGCCGTAAACCTGGAATTGGCGCCCGGAACCCTCACCCGCATAGACGGCCCCAACGGCACCGGCAAATCCACCCTCCTCCGCCTCCTCGCCCGCATAGACGCCCCGACGGAAGGCAAGGTGACCGGCCGCCCCCGCACGGCGTACGTCCCCGAACGCTTCCCCCAGGCCCTCCCCTTCACCGCCGAGGGCTACCTCACCCACCTCGGCACGGTGCACGGCCTCTCCCGCGCGGCAGCGCCCCGCGCCGCCGCCGAGTGGCTGGCCCGCTTCGGCGCCGAGGCCTACGCCCGCACCCCCATGACCCGCCTCTCGAAGGGCAGCAGCCAGAAGGTCGCCGTAGCCCAAGCCCTGCTCGCCGAGCCGGAGTTGCTGGTCCTGGACGAGGCGTGGACGGGCCTGGACGAGGACGCGAGAGCGGAGTTGGAACGGGCCGTGGCCGAACGCACCGCGGCCGGCGGAGCCGTCGTCTTCGTCGACCACGACCCGCGTCGCCTCGCAGGGGCACCCGACGCGACGTACACCGTCATGGACGGAACCCTCAACCGCCGCACGGAGACGACCACTTCACCGTCCGGTCCGCAAGTCTCGGTGGAGGTCCAGGGCCCACCGGGAGGTCAACTCCCCGCCGAGGCAGAGCAGTTCGTCACCTCATCAACGCAACCGACCCCCGGTACCCACCGCCTGACCGTCCCCGCCCCGCACTCGGACGTCCTGCTCCGCGCCCTGCTGACGGCCCGCCCGCCATGGCATGTGGTGAGCCTGCACCGGCACACGGACCCGGACCTCCCCCTCGACGACGAAAGCCCCCGGTGACGGCGATGACAGCCCTCCTGCGCTACCAGGCCGCCCTCCTGCTGCGCTCACAACGCTGGCTCCCGCCGTTCATCCTGTACGCCGCGTTCCTGGGCATCGGCGTCCAGGGCGGCCAGCCGGTGCTCGACTCGCTCGGTTACACGGCCGCGGCCCTGCTCCCCGTCGCCGCCTGGCTGGTGCGGATCTGCACGACCAACGAGCCGCCCGCGGCGCGCAGTTGTGTCGCGGCGGCGGTCGGTCCCGGACGGGCGCACCTCGCCTGTCTGCTGGTCGCGCTGACCACCGCGGCGGCGGTCGGCACGGCGGCGACCCTCGTCGTCACGCTGATCAGCGACCCGGCGAGCGCCGATCACCGCACCCGGGTGCCGCTCACCGCAGCCGCCGCGGCCGGCCTGCTCGCGACCCTGGCCTGTGCCCTGCTCGGCACGGCGGTCGGCGCGCTCACCAACTGGCCGCTGCTGCGCTCGCCGGGCCGGGCCGTGCCCGCGATGCTGCTGGCGGCGCTGCTCGCCGTAGTGGTGACCGGTTCCCCGGCGCAGGCGGCGGTCAGCGGCCTGGTCACCGGCTCGCGGTCGGGCACGGTCCCGGTGCCGCTGCTGCCACTGGCCGGAGCCGCCCTGGTCACGGCGGCCGCGACCGCCGTGACCTGCGCCCTCACCTCCCGCCGCTCACCCTGAACAGGCGGTGCGCTGCGCCTCCTGCCACTCGCAGACCGGGCACAGCGTGATCCCTTTGTACGACTCCGGGTACTCCGTCGGCTCCCGGCACAGCACACACTCCGCGTACGTCGGCGCCGGCTCTTCGTCGCTCATGCGACCAGCGTAAGAGGAGTGCGCGCGCTTCAGTGGTGCCGGTCCGTGGCCCCGATCAGCTCGGAGACCTTCACGAACCGGTACCCCTTCTTCCGCAGCTCGGGCACGATCATGCGGACGGCCTTCTCGGTCGCCGGGGCGGCGCTGCGCGTGCAGTGCATGACGACGACCGAGCCGGGCTTCACACCCTCCAACACCTGCTGCGCCACCGCGTCCGAGTCCCTCGCGAACGCGTCGCCGCTCACCACGTCCCACTGCACCGCCGTGACACCGACCGCGCTCAGCGTCTTCAGCGCCTGCCGGTCGTAACACCCGCCGGGGAAGCGGAAGTACGGCATCGCGTTCGGCACGCCCGCCTTCTTGAACGCCGAGTACGCCCGCTCCACATCGGCCTTCATCCGGTCCGGGGGCACGGTCGGCAGGCCGTAGCAGTCGCCGGTGAAGGCGTAGTGGCTGTAGGAGTGGTTGGCGATCTCGAACTGGGGGTCGCGTCCGATGGCGCGGGCCTCGGCCGGGTACTCGTCGGCCCACCGACCCGTCATGAACACGGTCGCCGGCACCTTCAACGTGCGGAGCGTGGCGATCAGTCGGGGATTGTCGAAGTGCTCGCCCGCCGCCGCACGCGGCCCCTGATCGGCGGTCATGTCCGCGTCGAAGGTCAGCGCGACGGTCTTGCCGTCGACCCGGGGCCCGTTCTTGAAGACGGGGGTCAGACCGGCGGGACCGGGTGCGAGCGTGGGCGGCCGCGAGGAGACGGCGGTGGGCGCGCTGGGCGCCGGACGGCTGGCGTGGGGCGCCGAGGGGGCCCCGCAGGCGGTGAGCGCGGCGCCGAGTGCACAGGCGGCGGCGACTCGTCGTACTCGAATGGTCACCGTAGGAAGATATGGTGATAAAAGGTGTTAATCAGCTATCGACACGGAGTGACGGACGGAGTGACGGGACGAGCGGTCAGTCCGAAGCCAGCAGTCGCTCCCGGCACTCCTCCACATCGAAGTCCGCCTTCGGATACTGCGGATCCAGCGCCGTCAGACGTTCCAGGAGCAGGCGGCTGATGGCCCAGTTCCGGTACCACTTGCGGTCGGCGGGGACCAGGTACCAGGGGGCCTCCGGGGTGGAGCAGCGGGCGAGGGCGATCTCGTACGCCTCCTGGTACGCGGGCCACAGAGCGCGTTCCTCGATGTCGCCGGGGTTGAACTTCCAGTGCTTGTCCGGGTTGTCGAGGCGTTCGAGCAGGCGGCGGCGTTGCTGGTCGTAGGAGATGTGGAGGAAGCACTTGACGACGGTCACGCCGTCGTCGGTGAGGGACTTCTCGAAGCGGTTGATCCGGGTGTATCGGTCGTTGATCTCGCGGTGCGGGGCGAGTTCGCGGACCCGGCCGACGAGGACGTCCTCGTAGTGGGAGCGGTCGAAGATGCCGATCTCGCCGGGGTGGGGGAGGGCGCGCTTGATGCGCCAGAGGAAGTCGTGCTTCCGCTCCTCGGGCGTGGGTGCCTTGAAGGCACTGATCCGGCAGCCGGAGGGGTTGAACAGGCCGATGACGTGCTCGACCGTGCCGCCCTTGCCGCTGGTGTCCATGCCCTGGAGGACCAGGAGCAGGCGGCGCCCGTCACCTGCCGTGCTCGCTGCCCAGAGACGTTCTTGCAGGTCGGCGAGGTGGTCGCCCATCCCGGCGGTGTCCTTGAGGCCGGCGGCCTTGTCGGCGGGGCCGCCGGGGGTGCCCGCGGCGTCGTGGGAGGAGAGGTCGACCGGCTCTCCGGCGGGGACGCGCAGCAGCTCGGTGAGGCTCTTCTTCCCGTTCTCGCGCTTCGCGCCCTTCTTGGCCATGGGGCACCCCTCTGGTCGGCTCCCTCGATCCTGCGGCGCGGGGGCGGGCCCCGCCAGTCAGCGGCCGTAACGGCCGGTCAGCGTGCCCGAGGCGAGCGTGTGGCCGGTCAGGGCGTGGCGTACGTCGTCGGGTGAGGCGTCGGTGGCGAGGGCGAGCTTCTGGTCGGTGGCGTACACCGAGAAGACGTAGTGGTGGGGCTCGGCTCCCTGGGGCGGGCATGGGCCGCCGTAGCCGATCTTCTTGAAGCCGTTGCGGCCTTCGGTCGCGCCCCGCAGTGCCGATCCGGCCGTCAGGCGGGTGTCGTGCGGGGGTACTCCCCACATCAGCCAGTGCGTGAAGGTGCCGTTCGGGGCGTCCGGGTCTTCGAGGAGCACGACCAGTTCGGCGGCGTTCGCCGGGACTCCCGCGAAGGCCAGTGGCGGTGACACGCCCTCGCCGTCGCAGGTGTAGCGGCGCGGGACCGTGCCGCCCTGGGCGAACGCCGTGCTCGTGACCGCGATCCGTTGCGAGGCGCTGGGCGCGGGCACGCGCGAGCCGCCTCCGTCGCCCCCGCATCCGGCGACGCTCCCCAGTACGGCGGCCACCGCGACGATCACGATCCTCGGGCGCATGCGGCCACGCTACTGCTCCACGGCGGGCGGCGGAGGGGGCTGGGGCGGCTGCGGCTGTGCTCGTTCCAGGAAGCGCAGCAGCTCGACGGGGAAGGGGAGTACGAGTGTCGAGTTCTTCTCGGCCGCGACCGCAACTACCGTTTGCAGCAGACGGAGTTGGAGTGCTGCGGGCTGTTCCGACATCTGCTCGGCGGCCTCGGCGAGTTTCTTGGAGGCCTGCAACTCGGCGTCCGCGTTGATGATCCGGGCCCGGCGTTCGCGGTCGGCCTCGGCCTGGCGGGCCATCGAGCGCTTCATCGTCTCGGGCAGGGAGACGTCCTTGATCTCGACACGGTCGATCTGCACGCCCCACCCGATGGAGGGGCTGTCGATCATCAACTCCAGCCCCTGGTTGAGCTTTTCGCGGTTGGAGAGCAGATCGTCGAGGTCGCTCTTGCCGATGATCGAGCGCAGGGACGTCTGGGCCATCTGCGAGACGGCGAAGCGGTAGTCCTCGACCTTGATGATCGCGTCCGCCGCGTCGACGACCTTGAAGTAGACGACCGCGTCCACGCGCACGGTGACGTTGTCGCGGGTAATGCCCTCCTGCGCGGGCACCGGCATCGTCACGATCTGCATGTTGACCTTGCGGAGCTTGTCCACGAACGGGACGACCGTGGTGAAGCCGGGCCCCCGCACCTCACCGACCACCCGCCCGAGCCGGAAGACGACCCCGCGTTCGTACTGCTTGACGACCCTGGCCGCCGCAGCGACGTAGACCACGCACGCGGAACCGACCGCCACGCCCGCCACCAGCAGTTCCTGGAGCATCCTGACCCCCTCGTCGAGAGGCCGTTGTGTCTGCTCCTGCCAGGGTATGCCCGGTGCCTGCTCCGGGGCCACGAGCATCCCGGAGCAGGCACCGACGCCGCTACTTCACCGCCACGACCTCCACCGGCGTGACCTTCACCGGTTCGGTGCCGGCCGCGCTGTGCCGCTCGGCCCAGTTCTCCAGGGCCGTACGGCAGGCGTGGTCCAGGTGGTGCAGGCCGGAGAGGTGGAGTTCGACCGGCCGGTCCTGGGGGAGTGCCTCCAGGCTGTCGAGGATCTTCGGCAGCCGCAGGAAGGTCGCGTTGCCCGACAGATACGCCTGCACGGGGCCCGCGCCCTTGTCGACGACCTCCAGCCTGATGTGCGAGGCCTCCCACGCCGTCTTCGCGACGGCCAGCGCGAGGCCGATGAGCACGCCCTCGAACATGCTGACCGCGACGATCGACAGCGCCGTGACGACCAGGATCAGCGCCTCGCCGCGGTGCTCGCGCCACAGCGACACGATCTCCCGGACGGGGATCAGCTTGGCGCCGGCGTGCACCAGGATGCCCGCCAGGGCCGGGATCGGGATGTACGCGAGGACGTCAGGCAGCAGCGCCGCGAACAGCAGCAGCCATACGCCGTGCATGACCCGGGACGCCTTCGTCCGCGCGCCCGCCTGCACGTTCGCCGCGCTGCGCACGATCACCGCGGTCATCGGCAGCGCGCCGAGCATCCCGCACAGCGCGTTGCCCGCGCCCTGCGCCACCAACTCCTTGTCGTACTCGGTGCGTTGGCCGGAGTGCAGCCGGTCCACGGCCGCCGCACTGAACAGCGACTCCGCGGACGCGATCAGCGTGAACGCGACGATCGTGCCCAGCACACCGACCTGCGCCAGCTCACCGAACGCGCTCAGCGGCGGCGGCTGCAACGACCCGAGCAGCCCCTGCACCTCCACGGTCGCCACCGGCAGCCCGAAGGCGAGCGCGGCGAGCGTCGCCAGTCCTACGGCGGCCAACGGACCCGGCACCGTACGGACCTTGGCCGGCAGCCGCTTCCACAGCACCAGTACGGCGATGGTGGCGGCGCCCAGCGCGAGCGAGGCCAGCGCCTTCGTGCTCCCGACGGCGTCGATGAGCGCGCCGGGCAGCTCGACTATCTTGTCGAGCCCCGAGGCGGGAGCCTTCGCCCCGGCCACCGAGTACAACTGCCCGGCGATCAGCACCAGTCCGATACCGGCCAGCATGCCCTCGACGACCGAGACCGAGATGGCCCGGAAGTAGCGCCCCAACTTCAGGACGCCCATGAGGATCTGGAGCACACCGGTGGTGAGCACGATGACTCCGAGGGCGGGCAGCCCGTACTCCCGCACCGCCTCGAAGACCAGCACGGTCAGACCGGCGGCGGGCCCGGACACCTGGAGGCTGCTGCCCCGCATGAATCCGGTGACGATCCCGCCCACGATGCCGGTGACCAGGCCGAGTTCGGCCGGCACACCGGAGGCGACGGCCACACCCACGCACAGCGGGAGCGCGACCAGGAACACGACGAGGGAGGCGGCGAAGTCCTGCCGCAGATAAGGGAACTTGGTCGACATCGGCGCGCTCACAGGGCCTTGAAGGCGTCGGCGGCCGGGTCGTGCACCTGGACGGCGCCGGTGTGGACCTCGTAGAACCAGGCGTGCAAAGACAGTTGACGATCCTTCAGCTTCTTCTCGATGTACGGGTACGAGCGCAGTCGCAGCAACTGCGTCAGGACGTGGCTCTGCACGCCCTCGGACACGGCCGGGTCCTCGACCGCGCCCTGCGGCCTCGGGGTCGCGTGCGTGAGCCAGTCGCGCACGGCCGGTACGGCGGTCAGGTCGTCGCCGCGCACCAGGGCGCCGACCGCGCCGCAGTGCGAGTGGCCGCAGACCACGATGTCGGAGACGCCGAGGACCTCGACGGCGTACTCGATGGTGCACGCCTCGCTGGTGGGGTGTTGGGAGGCGTACGGCGGGACGATGTTGCCGGCGGTGCGCAGCTCGAAGAGTTGGCCCGGGCGTGCGCCCGTGATCAGGGCCGGGACGACCCTGGAGTCGGAGCAGGTGATGAACAGCACCTGCGGGGACTGGCCTTCGGCGAGTTTGGCGAACTCCTCAGGGCGTTGTCCGAACGTACGGGCGTTGTCGATGAGGGGCTGCATGAAGTGTGGACTCCTCCTGGCGCGCCCGAAGGCGCGTCGGCCTTGCATGACAGTGTGCGTGGGGGAACTGACTGCCTGCCCGGCTCTCAGCAGCGGAAGACCTGAAGTGCGGCCGGGGAGTGGGCTGTTGAGGATCTCGATGTGCGATGGTGCGCCGTGCCGGGCGCCGGCGATGTGCGTACGGCCGCCGGGTCCTCGGTCAGGAGGGGGCGCGCGGGCGTCTCGGGCCCGCAGTCGGCGGTGCGGCAGCGGTCGCGCAGGCGGAACGGGACGGTGGGGGTCCCGGAGGCGCCGCAGTCGCGGAACGTGATGGTCTCGGCGCGCAGGGCCTTGCCGCTGAGCTTGAGCCCGGGCTGGGTCTTGGCCTCCGCATGACGCGCTGTGTGCGCGGGTGCGAAGGATTCCATGGGTGCGAAGAACGGGAGCGCGAGCAGGACGGCGGTGAGCAGCGTCACGACGGTCCGAGCCGTCCTACCTCGGAACATGCGCCCCCCTCCGGCCGGTTCGTGTGCCTAGTGCAGACCAAGGCCAGGTCAACGGCTGGTCAAGTGACACGGTAACCCGGTGAAGTTGTTTGCAGGGTTAACGGAGCGTTTCCGATGGAAGAGAGCGTGAAAAGCGTGCCTGGGCTGGCGTGAACTAGGCGGTTTCGACGAGGTCCTTGGCGTCCCGGGCCAGTGCGGTGAGGCGGGAGATCGCGCGGAAGTACTTCTTGCGGTAGCCGCCGTTCAGCATCTCCTCGCTGAACAACTGGTCGAAGGGCAACCCCGAGGCCAGGACGGGCACTTCACGGTCGTAGAGCCGGTCCGCGAGGACGACCAGCCGTAGCGCGGTCGACTGGTCGGGTATCGGCTGGACGTCGGTGAGGCAGACCGCCCTGAGGTCGTCGGTCAGGGCGCCGTAGCGGCTGGGGTGGACCTTGGCGAGGTGGTCGAGCAGGTGCGGGAAGTCGTCGAGGGAGGCGCCGGCCGTGGCGTACGCCGCCTTCGTGACCTGCTCGTCGGTGAACGGCTTCGGGGCCTCGGGCAGCCCGCGGTGGCGGTAGTCGTCGCCGTCGATGCGCAGCGAGCGGAAGTGCGCCGACAGCCCCTGGATCTCGCGCAGGAAGTCGACCGACGCGAACCGCCCCTCGCCGAGCTTGCCCGGCAGGGTGTTGGAGGTGGCGGCGAGCGCCACGCCCGCGTCGACCAGCTTGCCGAGCAGGGTCGACACCAGGACGGTGTCGCCCGGGTCGTCCAGCTCGAACTCGTCGATGCACAGCAGCCGGTGGCCCGACAGCGTCCGGACCGTCTGCTGGAAGCCGAGCGCGCCG from Streptomyces sp. NBC_01478 includes the following:
- a CDS encoding ABC transporter, which produces MTALLRYQAALLLRSQRWLPPFILYAAFLGIGVQGGQPVLDSLGYTAAALLPVAAWLVRICTTNEPPAARSCVAAAVGPGRAHLACLLVALTTAAAVGTAATLVVTLISDPASADHRTRVPLTAAAAAGLLATLACALLGTAVGALTNWPLLRSPGRAVPAMLLAALLAVVVTGSPAQAAVSGLVTGSRSGTVPVPLLPLAGAALVTAAATAVTCALTSRRSP
- a CDS encoding alpha-hydroxy acid oxidase gives rise to the protein MQYTVRDFETAARAELDPVYADFIAGGARDEITVRANEAAFGRLQLLPRVLRGSAERELGISLLGSRASLPVLISPTAFHKLVDPEGELATARAAAAAGAIMIVAMASTVAVGEIADAARAAGDDVSLWFQLYIQPDLDITEALVRRATDAGCTALVVTVDSPVLGAGERNRRNGFHDLPPGLRCENLVDLRDGERGHVRQIAMSPELNWEHIDWLRRTTALPILLKGVLHPEDARLAVRHGVDGLLLSNHGGRQLDTVPATLELLPEILAAVEGRIPVVLDGGVRRGTDAVKALALGASAVGIGRPVMWALAEGGEKGVRRLLELLRDELDDTLALCGASGLADLTPDLVRMPAWGPVPGPAVTPGADRRFGGVVA
- a CDS encoding PPK2 family polyphosphate kinase gives rise to the protein MAKKGAKRENGKKSLTELLRVPAGEPVDLSSHDAAGTPGGPADKAAGLKDTAGMGDHLADLQERLWAASTAGDGRRLLLVLQGMDTSGKGGTVEHVIGLFNPSGCRISAFKAPTPEERKHDFLWRIKRALPHPGEIGIFDRSHYEDVLVGRVRELAPHREINDRYTRINRFEKSLTDDGVTVVKCFLHISYDQQRRRLLERLDNPDKHWKFNPGDIEERALWPAYQEAYEIALARCSTPEAPWYLVPADRKWYRNWAISRLLLERLTALDPQYPKADFDVEECRERLLASD
- a CDS encoding YbhB/YbcL family Raf kinase inhibitor-like protein; this translates as MRPRIVIVAVAAVLGSVAGCGGDGGGSRVPAPSASQRIAVTSTAFAQGGTVPRRYTCDGEGVSPPLAFAGVPANAAELVVLLEDPDAPNGTFTHWLMWGVPPHDTRLTAGSALRGATEGRNGFKKIGYGGPCPPQGAEPHHYVFSVYATDQKLALATDASPDDVRHALTGHTLASGTLTGRYGR
- a CDS encoding cytochrome P450, translating into MSPTGWLVLGLALILVAGLPYWLPRTVIALRVRIFARVGGEEGVRAPGKEVPAEEFKKVYGHPAANGRSRGAALSDLFWYWLSPGPEVHQEHLEPGPRYDDVARTTRQILAGLSRERWTELVGRCTRRVLAELDGHARVHRVRLRDLMMPVWAEVYYEVVFRAPCPRHVRDLITANADDVVSALKCTGLRHMDRRARLTAHLRDRLAHDPPPGPLPATLTPREQAYYLQGTFFNTAVVQMSEAMAHLLLALATHRPVQDRLASGAEDPDFLDRVIDETMQHFPLFGVAHRITSGEIPLDGRDPIPAGSVLLFNYPEYQRSGGDPFDPDRWLDPDTRPSAFIPFGVTANRPCPARGFAVLTMRVAAEEVLRRFRLDSSAEHTRSLPSRGPCLLVPRTGAGVRSRTRLTVMRFADRWEGVWRSLVQLVLGSYMVWDARRQGLCRNYFAASSGGSATSVPAGR
- a CDS encoding ABC transporter ATP-binding protein, yielding MRRDLQLNNVGRRYGIHGPWILRAVNLELAPGTLTRIDGPNGTGKSTLLRLLARIDAPTEGKVTGRPRTAYVPERFPQALPFTAEGYLTHLGTVHGLSRAAAPRAAAEWLARFGAEAYARTPMTRLSKGSSQKVAVAQALLAEPELLVLDEAWTGLDEDARAELERAVAERTAAGGAVVFVDHDPRRLAGAPDATYTVMDGTLNRRTETTTSPSGPQVSVEVQGPPGGQLPAEAEQFVTSSTQPTPGTHRLTVPAPHSDVLLRALLTARPPWHVVSLHRHTDPDLPLDDESPR
- a CDS encoding cation:proton antiporter, with protein sequence MTPVELAPVFFLAVVVILLTCRLVVLLAGRFGQPPVVGEMIAGVLLGPSLFGLIAPGASAHVFPPELKPVLYVAGQIGLVALMFGAGYEFRAHAGRGLAGTAVAVSSAGVAIPLTLGVGLTLVAHGHVGIFVDGVSVWVTAAFVGVALAITAFPMLARIITERGLAGSRFGSLALASGATDDAVAWIMLAGVLSVASGKAKPILEAVGGTLLFVAVLLLLGRRLLAWIVNRPGLGDDTRLLFTLALLFCAAWFTDISGLYSVFGAFCVGMAMPRGEASERLVRTTQSVTQVVFVPMFFTYSGLNTRFDVFSDPPVLLFGAAAVVLAVVGKFGGCWAAARLRGEPGAVAVRVGALMNARGLMQLIALNIGLSAGIVSEELFTALVLVALVTTVMTVPVLSRLDRRDARSRAAAEAPEGEEEVAAAPS
- a CDS encoding polysaccharide deacetylase family protein, whose translation is MTIRVRRVAAACALGAALTACGAPSAPHASRPAPSAPTAVSSRPPTLAPGPAGLTPVFKNGPRVDGKTVALTFDADMTADQGPRAAAGEHFDNPRLIATLRTLKVPATVFMTGRWADEYPAEARAIGRDPQFEIANHSYSHYAFTGDCYGLPTVPPDRMKADVERAYSAFKKAGVPNAMPYFRFPGGCYDRQALKTLSAVGVTAVQWDVVSGDAFARDSDAVAQQVLEGVKPGSVVVMHCTRSAAPATEKAVRMIVPELRKKGYRFVKVSELIGATDRHH
- a CDS encoding aminoacyl-tRNA hydrolase; this encodes MTSDSTVPGDSADPFRNEPTSRDEAPQFVLPLVVRIERDAPPARTDALETAARAVLTILSDERAVGDGEWAQVMRDWQDARIRKVVRRARGAEWRRAEALPGITVTGKSAEVRVFPPVPLDGWPKDLARLQVSGTDLDDPEPPADADPTAPVIWLNPDLDMSAGKTMAQTGHGAQLAWWELSDEDRTAWRQAGFPLSVRTAAPALWAELTSSGLPLVRDAGFTEIAPGSATVVTEHPALRRRG